Proteins from a genomic interval of Youhaiella tibetensis:
- a CDS encoding NifU family protein, with translation MFIQTEATPNPATLKFLPGREVLVGEPRDFRSLDSAAISPLAAALFEVSGVTGVFLGSDFVAVSKDDTNWAHIKPAILGVIMEHFLSGKPVIADNETAESAVSGGEEFFDEADSETVEVIKELLATRVRPAVAMDGGDITFKGFRDGTVFLHMQGACSGCPSSTATLRNGIENLLRHFVPGVEQVAQV, from the coding sequence ATGTTCATCCAGACCGAAGCCACACCCAATCCGGCGACTCTCAAGTTCCTGCCCGGACGCGAGGTGCTGGTGGGCGAACCGCGCGACTTCCGGAGCCTGGACAGCGCGGCGATCTCCCCGCTGGCGGCGGCGCTCTTTGAAGTTTCGGGCGTGACCGGGGTGTTCCTCGGCTCCGATTTCGTGGCCGTCTCCAAGGACGACACCAACTGGGCCCATATCAAGCCGGCGATCCTGGGCGTGATCATGGAGCATTTCCTCTCGGGCAAGCCGGTGATCGCCGACAACGAGACCGCCGAGAGCGCCGTTTCGGGCGGCGAGGAATTCTTCGACGAGGCCGACAGCGAGACGGTGGAAGTCATCAAGGAACTGCTGGCGACGCGCGTGCGCCCGGCAGTGGCCATGGATGGCGGCGACATCACCTTCAAGGGTTTTCGCGACGGCACGGTGTTCCTGCACATGCAGGGCGCCTGCTCGGGTTGCCCGTCCTCGACGGCGACGCTGCGCAACGGCATCGAGAACCTGCTCCGCCACTTCGTGCCGGGCGTCGAACAGGTCGCCCAGGTCTAG
- a CDS encoding DUF3817 domain-containing protein — MIRFFRAIGLIEGITTLVLFLIAMPLKYLAGDPSWVPHAGAIHGLAFLAYIAALLVCLRGYGLSAWDWARTTLAAFIPFGTFLNDPFLKRKQRETEAA; from the coding sequence ATGATCAGGTTCTTCCGCGCCATCGGGCTTATCGAGGGCATCACCACCCTCGTGCTCTTCCTCATCGCCATGCCGCTCAAGTATCTTGCCGGCGATCCGAGCTGGGTGCCCCATGCCGGGGCCATCCACGGCCTGGCCTTCCTCGCCTATATCGCCGCATTGCTCGTGTGCCTGCGCGGCTATGGGCTTTCGGCCTGGGACTGGGCGCGCACGACGCTTGCCGCCTTCATCCCCTTCGGGACCTTCCTCAACGATCCCTTTCTCAAGCGCAAGCAGCGCGAAACCGAGGCGGCCTAG
- a CDS encoding universal stress protein — MAEIESEYRRKFLVFIDDSEECDRALTFAAYRTRRTGGTVVLMSVIEPPGFQGLGVEDVLRAEALEGAEQNLNKRLRRIAEIGSIKTETVIREGRPADQIEAVINQDPGIAILVLAAANNSEGPNPLIAHFAGNSRIHVLVTVVPGSMSDEEIVAVC, encoded by the coding sequence TTGGCTGAAATCGAAAGCGAATACCGGCGCAAGTTTCTCGTGTTCATCGACGACAGCGAGGAGTGCGACCGGGCGCTGACCTTTGCCGCCTACCGCACCAGGCGCACCGGCGGCACGGTGGTGCTGATGTCGGTGATCGAGCCGCCGGGCTTCCAGGGCCTGGGCGTGGAGGACGTGCTGCGCGCCGAGGCGCTCGAAGGGGCCGAACAGAACCTCAACAAGCGCCTGCGCCGCATCGCCGAGATCGGCTCGATCAAGACCGAGACGGTGATCCGCGAAGGCCGGCCGGCCGACCAGATCGAGGCCGTGATCAACCAGGACCCGGGCATCGCCATCCTGGTGCTGGCCGCCGCCAACAATTCGGAAGGCCCCAATCCGCTGATCGCCCACTTTGCCGGCAACAGCCGCATCCATGTGCTGGTGACGGTGGTGCCAGGGTCGATGAGCGATGAGGAAATCGTGGCGGTGTGCTAG